One Brassica napus cultivar Da-Ae chromosome C2, Da-Ae, whole genome shotgun sequence DNA window includes the following coding sequences:
- the LOC111203424 gene encoding succinate dehydrogenase [ubiquinone] flavoprotein subunit 1, mitochondrial-like isoform X1, which yields MWRCVSRSLRVPSSRNSSLTGSRFPRFFSSASQTGDYTIVDHTYDAVVVGAGGAGLRAAIGLSEHGFNTACITKLFPTRSHTVAAQGGINAALGNMSEDDWRWHMYDTVKGSDWLGDQDAIQYMCREAPKAVIELENYGLPFSRTEEGKIYQRAFGGQSLDFGKGGQAYRCACAADRTGHALLHTLYGQAMKHNTQFFVEYFALDLLMASDGSCQGVIALNMEDGTLHRFRSAQTILATGGYGRAYFSATSAHTCTGDGNAMVARAGLPLQDLEFVQFHPTGIYGAGCLITEGSRGEGGILRNSEGERFMERYAPTAKDLASRDVVSRSMTMEIREGRGVGPHKDHIYLHLNHLPPEVLKERLPGISETAAIFAGVDVTKEPIPVLPTVHYNMGGIPTNYHGEVVTIKGDDPDAVVPGLMAAGEAACASVHGANRLGANSLLDIVVFGRACANRVAEISKPGEKQRPLEENAGKKTIEWLNKLRHSSGSLPTSSIRLNMQRIMQNNAAVFRTQETLEEGCQLIDKAWESFEDVQVKDRSLIWNSDLIETIELENLLINASITMHSAEARKESRGAHAREDFTKREDGEWMKHTLGYWEDEKVRLEYRPVHMDTLDDEIDTFPPKARVY from the exons atgtggcGCTGCGTCTCTCGTAGCCTTCGTGTTCCTTCCTCAAGGAACTCCTCGCTCACTGGATCTCGCTTCCCTAGATTCTTCTCCTCCGCTTCT CAGACCGGTGATTACACGATAGTGGATCACACCTATGACGCGGTGGTGGTGGGAGCTGGTGGTGCAGGGCTTAGGGCGGCCATTGGATTATCGGAGCATGGCTTTAACACCGCTTGCATCACCAAGCTTTTCCCCACACGCTCCCATACCGTCGCTGCTCAGGGTGGTATTAATGCTGCTCTCGGAAACATGTCTGAAGATGACTGGAGATGGCACATGTATGATACAGTCAAAGGCAGTGACTGGCTTGGTGATCAAGATGCTATCCAGTACATGTGTAGAGAGGCACCTAAAGCTGTCATTGAACTTGAGAACTACGGCCTTCCCTTTTCTCGTACTGAAGAGGGTAAAATCTACCAGCGTGCCTTTGGTGGTCAGAGTCTTGACTTTGGCAAAG GTGGTCAGGCCTATCGTTGTGCCTGTGCTGCGGATCGGACTGGGCATGCTCTCTTGCATACCCTTTATGGACAAGCTATGAAGCATAACACACAGTTCTTTGTTGAATACTTCGCTCTCGATTTGCTCATGGCTAGTGATG GCAGTTGCCAGGGTGTTATTGCATTAAACATGGAAGATGGAACACTCCATCGTTTCCGCTCTGCACAAACAATTTTGGCCACTGGG GGTTATGGAAGAGCATACTTCTCTGCAACCTCAGCACATACATGCACAGGAGATGGCAATGCCATGGTTGCACGTGCTGGTCTTCCACTCCAG GACTTGGAGTTTGTTCAATTCCATCCAACTGGTATATATGGAGCCGGTTGTCTCATCACCGAAG GATCCCGAGGTGAAGGTGGTATCCTTAGAAACAGTGAAGGTGAACGATTTATGGAACGATATGCTCCAACTGCCAAAGATCTTGCATCAAGAGATGTTGTGTCCAGATCTATGACTATGGAAATCAGGGAAGGTCGTGGTGTAG GACCGCACAAGGATCATATCTACCTCCATTTGAATCATCTTCCACCAGAAGTTCTAAAAGAAAGGCTTCCTGGAATCTCTGAGACAGCTGCAATATTTGCTGGTGTTGATGTCACCAAAGAGCCTATTCCAGTCTTGCCCACTGTTCACTACAACATGGGTGGTATCCCAACAAATTACCACGGCGAG GTAGTGACCATAAAAGGAGATGATCCAGATGCAGTGGTTCCTGGGCTTATGGCTGCTGGGGAGGCAGCTTGTGCATCTGTTCATGGTGCAAACAGGCTCGGTGCAAATTCTCTCCTCGACATTGTTGTGTTTGGCCGTGCTTGTGCAAATAGGGTTGCAGAGATAAGTAAACCAG GTGAGAAACAGAGACCTCTAGAGGAGAATGCAGGAAAGAAGACAATCGAATGGCTGAACAAGTTAAGACACTCAAGCGGGTCGCTTCCTACTTCAAGTATCAGGTTGAACATGCAGAGGATTATGCAGAACAATGCAGCTGTCTTCCGCACCCAAGAAACATTGGAAGAAG GTTGTCAGTTGATCGACAAGGCATGGGAAAGTTTCGAGGATGTCCAAGTTAAAGATCGGAGTTTgatatg GAACTCTGATTTGATAGAGACAATAGAACTGGAGAACCTTTTGATAAACGCTTCCATAACAATGCATTCAGCGGAAGCACGAAAGGAAAGCAGAGGAGCACATGCTCGGGAGGACTTCACG AAAAGAGAGGATGGAGAATGGATGAAGCATACATTGGGGTACTGGGAAGATGAGAAGGTGAGGTTGGAGTATAGGCCTGTTCACATGGACACTCTCGACGATGAGATTGACACTTTCCCTCCCAAAGCTCGCGTCTATTAA
- the LOC125581604 gene encoding zinc finger protein ENHYDROUS-like isoform X1, whose amino-acid sequence MPVDLDNSSTVSGDARSVSSTGNQNHNKPPKKKRNLPGMPDPKAEVIALSPKTLMATNRFVCEICNKGFQRDQNLQLHRRGHNLPWKLRQRSSKEVRKKVYVCPVSGCVHHDPARALGDLTGIKKHFCRKHGDKKYKCEKCSKKYAVQSDWKAHSKICGTKEYRCDCGTLFSRKDSFITHRAFCDVLAEETAMNHTHTNQLCPQTAVVLQPDLKSPASAAPLTPPPTSNEPAKISSPSVLPVESSSESPENNPLEVIMDEEPPRTIGFNVSDDHSRTPRTIGFNASDDHSSNNNKGVYAGLFASSTASPSLYASSTPPSTSLFAPSSSMEPISLCLSTNPSLFGRPTMAQDPPPHFLTPLSLPPPQPAMSATALLQKAAQMGSTGSGGSLLRGLGLVSSASSSSMELSSHDLGLGLLPCSSSGGSGGGSGGLKELMLGNSCVFGPKQTTLDFLGLGRAVGNGSSNPVGGLSALLTSIGGGGGMNVFGTAGEFSGKDIGRRSS is encoded by the exons ATGCCGGTAGATTTAGATAATTCATCAACGGTTTCCGGGGATGCAAGAAGCGTCTCGTCCACCGGAAACCAAAACCATAATAAACCTCCTAAGAAGAAACGGAACCTCCCCGGAATGCCTG ATCCAAAAGCGGAGGTGATAGCTTTGTCACCCAAAACTCTGATGGCAACGAACCGATTCGTCTGCGAAATCTGCAACAAAGGCTTTCAACGAGACCAGAACCTCCAGCTCCACCGTCGGGGTCACAACCTACCCTGGAAGCTTCGTCAGAGATCGAGCAAGGAAGTGAGGAAGAAAGTCTATGTCTGTCCTGTGTCCGGCTGTGTTCACCACGACCCTGCGCGTGCTCTCGGAGATCTCACTGGGATCAAGAAACACTTTTGTCGGAAACACGGCGACAAGAAATACAAGTGCGAGAAATGCTCCAAGAAGTACGCTGTTCAGTCTGATTGGAAGGCTCACTCCAAGATTTGCGGCACCAAGGAGTATCGATGCGACTGTGGAACTCTCTTTTCCAG GAAAGATAGCTTCATAACGCACAGAGCTTTCTGTGATGTGTTGGCTGAAGAGACTGCCATGAATCATACTCATACCAATCAACTTTGTCCTCAAACAGCCGTCGTCCTCCAACCTGACCTGAAATCTCCAGCCTCCGCCGCTCCTCTTACTCCGCCTCCCACTTCGAATGAGCCTGCCAAAATCTCATCTCCCTCGGTTTTGCCGGTTGAGAGTTCTTCAG AATCTCCTGAAAACAACCCTCTTGAAGTCATCATGGACGAAGAACCTCCAAGAACCATCGGTTTCAACGTGAGCGATGACCATAGCCGCACTCCAAGAACCATCGGTTTCAATGCGAGCGATGATCATAGTAGTAACAACAACAAGGGCGTATACGCAGGCTTGTTTGCATCATCGACAGCTTCGCCTAGTTTATATGCATCCTCAACTCCTCCTTCCACAAGTCTGTTCGCACCATCTTCATCCATGGAACccatctctctctgtctctccacCAATCCCTCTTTGTTCGGACGACCCACGATGGCACAAGATCCACCACCTCACTTCCTAACCCCTCTGAGTCTTCCTCCGCCCCAGCCAGCGATGTCAGCAACCGCATTGCTCCAGAAAGCTGCCCAAATGGGTTCCACGGGCTCGGGTGGCTCGTTACTTCGCGGGTTAGGCCTAGTGTCGAGTGCTTCGTCGTCATCGATGGAACTCAGCAGTCACGATCTTGGGCTGGGACTACTACCTTGTAGCAGCAGCGGTGGTAGCGGAGGAGGATCGGGGGGGCTGAAAGAGCTAATGTTGGGGAACTCTTGCGTGTTTGGTCCGAAACAGACGACGCTTGACTTTCTTGGATTGGGGAGAGCTGTTGGTAATGGAAGTAGTAATCCCGTTGGAGGGTTGTCGGCTCTGTTAACGTCGATCGGAGGCGGGGGTGGAATGAATGTGTTTGGGACGGCGGGGGAGTTTTCAGGCAAAGACATTGGTAGAAGAAGTtcctaa
- the BNAC02G43970D gene encoding uncharacterized protein BNAC02G43970D — protein sequence MRKLCPNVDRDDGLETVLEIPIPEELFSGMGNNVALRCQNMMTWMKAQTSDKLSQPLIAARINELRFLLYLVGSPLIPLQVQVGHSVHKPVKDSSIQASTAKYIVQQYIAATGGPAALNAVNSMCVIGQVKMTASEFHQGDDSNVNLKSNDEMGGFILWQKDPDLWCLELVVSGCKVICGSNGRLSWRHSSNQQTPSSTGTPRPLRRFLQGLDPRSTANMFLDATCIGEKIINGEDCFILKLETSPAVREAQSGPDFEIIHHTIWGYFSQRSGLLIQFEDSRLLSMRTKEGDVFWETSAESVMDDYRYVDDVNIAHGGKTTVTVFRYGEASANHRRQMTEKWRIEEVDFNIWGLSVDHFRPPANLLTGN from the exons ATGAGGAAGCTGTGTCCGAACGTAGACAGAGACGATGGTTTGGAGACGGTTTTGGAAATTCCGATACCAGAGGAGCTGTTCTCCGGTATGGGCAATAACGTTGCATTGAGGTGTCAGAATATGATGACGTGGATGAAAGCTCAAACGTCTGATAAATTGTCGCAACCGCTAATCGCTGCTCGTATCAACGAGCTTCGTTTTCTGCTCTACCTCGTTGGATCGCCTCTTATACCTCTCCAGGTTCAAGTTGGTCACTCTGTTCATAAGCCTGTCAAAGATTCCTCCATT caAGCTTCGACGGCGAAATACATAGTGCAGCAATACATAGCGGCGACGGGAGGACCTGCTGCGTTAAACGCCGTGAACAGTATGTGCGTTATTGGGCAAGTGAAGATGACGGCGTCAGAGTTTCACCAAGGAGATGATTCCAACGTTAATCTTAAAAGCAACGATGAAATGGGTGGTTTCATATTGTGGCAGAAAGATCCAGATCTGTGGTGTTTGGAGCTCGTTGTCTCTGGATGTAAAGTCATTTGCGGAAGTAACGGTCGGCTTTCGTGGCGACATTCTTCTAACCAGCAAACACCGTCGTCTACCGGTACACCGAGACCTCTCCGCCGTTTTTTACAG GGTTTAGATCCTCGTTCGACCGCGAATATGTTCCTCGACGCGACATGCATTGGAGAGAAGATTATCAACGGCGAAGATTGCTTTATATTGAAACTTGAGACGAGTCCGGCGGTTAGAGAGGCTCAAAGCGGTCCAGATTTCGAGATCATTCATCATACGATATGGGGTTATTTCAGCCAGAGATCGGGACTGTTGATACAGTTTGAGGACTCGAGGCTTCTGAGTATGCGGACCAAGGAAGGCGATGTATTTTGGGAGACGAGCGCCGAATCGGTGATGGATGATTATCGGTACGTGGATGATGTGAACATCGCTCACGGTGGGAAAACTACAGTTACGGTTTTTAGGTATGGTGAAGCGTCGGCGAACCATCGGAGACAGATGACGGAGAAGTGGCGGATCGAAGAAGTTGATTTTAACATTTGGGGTCTCTCGGTCGATCATTTTCGTCCTCCCGCCAATTTGCTCACCGGAAACTGA
- the LOC106426375 gene encoding calcium uniporter protein 3, mitochondrial, with product MSSKKTLVRNLFNISKTYSRISGLTRMRPPTKPGITPDAGDSGIRRRFLHKKAFSSPDFVPRGGNLMEKLRELTLSNNRLRLDEMLPPPTPEKTSPSNFPAVTVDDVKKLMRAAEMEMVKSKLREIGKNWVPLSEFVRVCGENSSDPEQGNRVANMLDQAGNVIVLGNFVCLKPEELTSAVAGLIPTNEPTRDAATIQEFEQLEIIKADIDKRADDMVRRELMAGLGFAVAQTIGFFRLTFWELSWDVMEPICYYVSSTYFMAGYAFFIRTAKEPTFQGFYKSRFQTKQKRLIKKLDFDIDRFTKLQKMHRPDFTKSGRC from the exons ATGTCGTCGAAGAAAACACTAGTTCGAAATCTCTTCAACATTTCCAAAACATATTCCCGGATCTCGGGTCTTACCCGAATGCGTCCTCCGACCAAACCGGGCATTACTCCTGACGCCGGAGATTCTGGAATCCGCCGGAGATTTCTCCACAAGAAGGCCTTTTCCTCGCCGGATTTTGTTCCAAGAGGGGGCAATCTGATGGAGAAACTCAGGGAGCTGACTTTATCGAACAATCGGCTTCGCCTTGATGAGATGTTACCGCCGCCGACGCCGGAGAAGACGTCTCCGTCAAATTTCCCGGCGGTTACGGTGGATGACGTGAAGAAGCTTATGAGAGCAGCGGAAATGGAGATGGTGAAATCGAAGCTGAGAGAGATTGGGAAAAACTGGGTTCCGTTGTCGGAGTTTGTCCGAGTATGCGGAGAAAACAGTTCGGATCCTGAACAAGGTAACCGGGTCGCCAATATGCTCGACCAAGCTGGAAACGTCATCGTTTTGGGAAATTTCGTCTGCCTTAAACCCGAAGAG CTAACAAGCGCCGTGGCTGGCCTAATTCCGACAAACGAACCCACTCGCGACGCTGCGACAATACAAGAGTTCGAGCAACTTGAGATTATAAAAGCAGATATCGACAAAAGAGCCGATGATATGGTGCGGCGAGAGTTAATGGCCGGACTAGGCTTTGCTGTGGCCCAAACGATTGGATTTTTTAGGTTGACGTTTTGGGAACTGTCTTGGGACGTGATGGAGCCCATATGCTACTACGTAAGTTCCACGTATTTCATGGCTGGTTACGCCTTCTTCATCCGAACCGCAAAGGAACCTACCTTCCAAGGGTTTTACAAAAGccggttccagaccaagcagaAACGGTTGATTAAAAAGCTTGATTTCGATATCGACCGCTTTACCAAGCTACAGAAGATGCATCGTCCAGACTTTACTAAATCTGGTCGTTGTTGA
- the LOC111203424 gene encoding succinate dehydrogenase [ubiquinone] flavoprotein subunit 1, mitochondrial-like isoform X2 — translation MWRCVSRSLRVPSSRNSSLTGSRFPRFFSSASTGDYTIVDHTYDAVVVGAGGAGLRAAIGLSEHGFNTACITKLFPTRSHTVAAQGGINAALGNMSEDDWRWHMYDTVKGSDWLGDQDAIQYMCREAPKAVIELENYGLPFSRTEEGKIYQRAFGGQSLDFGKGGQAYRCACAADRTGHALLHTLYGQAMKHNTQFFVEYFALDLLMASDGSCQGVIALNMEDGTLHRFRSAQTILATGGYGRAYFSATSAHTCTGDGNAMVARAGLPLQDLEFVQFHPTGIYGAGCLITEGSRGEGGILRNSEGERFMERYAPTAKDLASRDVVSRSMTMEIREGRGVGPHKDHIYLHLNHLPPEVLKERLPGISETAAIFAGVDVTKEPIPVLPTVHYNMGGIPTNYHGEVVTIKGDDPDAVVPGLMAAGEAACASVHGANRLGANSLLDIVVFGRACANRVAEISKPGEKQRPLEENAGKKTIEWLNKLRHSSGSLPTSSIRLNMQRIMQNNAAVFRTQETLEEGCQLIDKAWESFEDVQVKDRSLIWNSDLIETIELENLLINASITMHSAEARKESRGAHAREDFTKREDGEWMKHTLGYWEDEKVRLEYRPVHMDTLDDEIDTFPPKARVY, via the exons atgtggcGCTGCGTCTCTCGTAGCCTTCGTGTTCCTTCCTCAAGGAACTCCTCGCTCACTGGATCTCGCTTCCCTAGATTCTTCTCCTCCGCTTCT ACCGGTGATTACACGATAGTGGATCACACCTATGACGCGGTGGTGGTGGGAGCTGGTGGTGCAGGGCTTAGGGCGGCCATTGGATTATCGGAGCATGGCTTTAACACCGCTTGCATCACCAAGCTTTTCCCCACACGCTCCCATACCGTCGCTGCTCAGGGTGGTATTAATGCTGCTCTCGGAAACATGTCTGAAGATGACTGGAGATGGCACATGTATGATACAGTCAAAGGCAGTGACTGGCTTGGTGATCAAGATGCTATCCAGTACATGTGTAGAGAGGCACCTAAAGCTGTCATTGAACTTGAGAACTACGGCCTTCCCTTTTCTCGTACTGAAGAGGGTAAAATCTACCAGCGTGCCTTTGGTGGTCAGAGTCTTGACTTTGGCAAAG GTGGTCAGGCCTATCGTTGTGCCTGTGCTGCGGATCGGACTGGGCATGCTCTCTTGCATACCCTTTATGGACAAGCTATGAAGCATAACACACAGTTCTTTGTTGAATACTTCGCTCTCGATTTGCTCATGGCTAGTGATG GCAGTTGCCAGGGTGTTATTGCATTAAACATGGAAGATGGAACACTCCATCGTTTCCGCTCTGCACAAACAATTTTGGCCACTGGG GGTTATGGAAGAGCATACTTCTCTGCAACCTCAGCACATACATGCACAGGAGATGGCAATGCCATGGTTGCACGTGCTGGTCTTCCACTCCAG GACTTGGAGTTTGTTCAATTCCATCCAACTGGTATATATGGAGCCGGTTGTCTCATCACCGAAG GATCCCGAGGTGAAGGTGGTATCCTTAGAAACAGTGAAGGTGAACGATTTATGGAACGATATGCTCCAACTGCCAAAGATCTTGCATCAAGAGATGTTGTGTCCAGATCTATGACTATGGAAATCAGGGAAGGTCGTGGTGTAG GACCGCACAAGGATCATATCTACCTCCATTTGAATCATCTTCCACCAGAAGTTCTAAAAGAAAGGCTTCCTGGAATCTCTGAGACAGCTGCAATATTTGCTGGTGTTGATGTCACCAAAGAGCCTATTCCAGTCTTGCCCACTGTTCACTACAACATGGGTGGTATCCCAACAAATTACCACGGCGAG GTAGTGACCATAAAAGGAGATGATCCAGATGCAGTGGTTCCTGGGCTTATGGCTGCTGGGGAGGCAGCTTGTGCATCTGTTCATGGTGCAAACAGGCTCGGTGCAAATTCTCTCCTCGACATTGTTGTGTTTGGCCGTGCTTGTGCAAATAGGGTTGCAGAGATAAGTAAACCAG GTGAGAAACAGAGACCTCTAGAGGAGAATGCAGGAAAGAAGACAATCGAATGGCTGAACAAGTTAAGACACTCAAGCGGGTCGCTTCCTACTTCAAGTATCAGGTTGAACATGCAGAGGATTATGCAGAACAATGCAGCTGTCTTCCGCACCCAAGAAACATTGGAAGAAG GTTGTCAGTTGATCGACAAGGCATGGGAAAGTTTCGAGGATGTCCAAGTTAAAGATCGGAGTTTgatatg GAACTCTGATTTGATAGAGACAATAGAACTGGAGAACCTTTTGATAAACGCTTCCATAACAATGCATTCAGCGGAAGCACGAAAGGAAAGCAGAGGAGCACATGCTCGGGAGGACTTCACG AAAAGAGAGGATGGAGAATGGATGAAGCATACATTGGGGTACTGGGAAGATGAGAAGGTGAGGTTGGAGTATAGGCCTGTTCACATGGACACTCTCGACGATGAGATTGACACTTTCCCTCCCAAAGCTCGCGTCTATTAA
- the LOC125581605 gene encoding homeobox-leucine zipper protein ATHB-53-like, with protein MFRKRKLTDEQVTMLEYSFENEHKLESGRKEKIAGELGLDPRQVAVWFQNRRARWKNKKLEEEYAKLKSQHDSVVLGQCQLESQVLKLTEQLSEAQNEIRKLSERLVVQETSTSSSSFSVEANDAPTDFEFSPMDTINYNIPLYMLDNNYYLQNMEYWDGLYVQF; from the exons ATGTTTAGGAAGAGGAAGTTGACCGATGAGCAGGTGACTATGCTTGAATATAGCTTCGAGAACGAGCATAAGCTTGAGTCAGGGAGGAAAGAGAAGATTGCGGGAGAGTTAGGTCTTGACCCGAGACAGGTGGCTGTATGGTTCCAGAACCGCCGTGCAAGGTGGAAGAACAAGAAACTCGAGGAAGAGTACGCTAAACTCAAGAGCCAACACGACTCAGTCGTCCTCGGCCAATGTCAGCTCGAGTCTCAG GTGCTAAAACTGACAGAACAACTGAGTGAAGCTCAGAATGAGATACGAAAACTTTCAGAACGACTTGTTGTCCAAGAAACATCAACTTCAAGTTCGTCGTTTTCTGTTGAAGCCAATGATGCACCAACTGATTTCGAATTTTCACCAATGGATACAATCAATTACAACATTCCATTATACATGTTGGATAATAACTATTATTTACAAAACATGGAGTATTGGGATGGTTTGTATGTGCAATTTTAA
- the LOC125581604 gene encoding zinc finger protein ENHYDROUS-like isoform X2 produces MPVDLDNSSTVSGDARSVSSTGNQNHNKPPKKKRNLPGMPDPKAEVIALSPKTLMATNRFVCEICNKGFQRDQNLQLHRRGHNLPWKLRQRSSKEVRKKVYVCPVSGCVHHDPARALGDLTGIKKHFCRKHGDKKYKCEKCSKKYAVQSDWKAHSKICGTKEYRCDCGTLFSRKDSFITHRAFCDVLAEETAMNHTHTNQLCPQTAVVLQPDLKSPASAAPLTPPPTSNEPAKISSPSVLPVESSSESPENNPLEVIMDEEPPRTIGFNVSDDHSRTPRTTASPSLYASSTPPSTSLFAPSSSMEPISLCLSTNPSLFGRPTMAQDPPPHFLTPLSLPPPQPAMSATALLQKAAQMGSTGSGGSLLRGLGLVSSASSSSMELSSHDLGLGLLPCSSSGGSGGGSGGLKELMLGNSCVFGPKQTTLDFLGLGRAVGNGSSNPVGGLSALLTSIGGGGGMNVFGTAGEFSGKDIGRRSS; encoded by the exons ATGCCGGTAGATTTAGATAATTCATCAACGGTTTCCGGGGATGCAAGAAGCGTCTCGTCCACCGGAAACCAAAACCATAATAAACCTCCTAAGAAGAAACGGAACCTCCCCGGAATGCCTG ATCCAAAAGCGGAGGTGATAGCTTTGTCACCCAAAACTCTGATGGCAACGAACCGATTCGTCTGCGAAATCTGCAACAAAGGCTTTCAACGAGACCAGAACCTCCAGCTCCACCGTCGGGGTCACAACCTACCCTGGAAGCTTCGTCAGAGATCGAGCAAGGAAGTGAGGAAGAAAGTCTATGTCTGTCCTGTGTCCGGCTGTGTTCACCACGACCCTGCGCGTGCTCTCGGAGATCTCACTGGGATCAAGAAACACTTTTGTCGGAAACACGGCGACAAGAAATACAAGTGCGAGAAATGCTCCAAGAAGTACGCTGTTCAGTCTGATTGGAAGGCTCACTCCAAGATTTGCGGCACCAAGGAGTATCGATGCGACTGTGGAACTCTCTTTTCCAG GAAAGATAGCTTCATAACGCACAGAGCTTTCTGTGATGTGTTGGCTGAAGAGACTGCCATGAATCATACTCATACCAATCAACTTTGTCCTCAAACAGCCGTCGTCCTCCAACCTGACCTGAAATCTCCAGCCTCCGCCGCTCCTCTTACTCCGCCTCCCACTTCGAATGAGCCTGCCAAAATCTCATCTCCCTCGGTTTTGCCGGTTGAGAGTTCTTCAG AATCTCCTGAAAACAACCCTCTTGAAGTCATCATGGACGAAGAACCTCCAAGAACCATCGGTTTCAACGTGAGCGATGACCATAGCCGCACTCCAAGAA CGACAGCTTCGCCTAGTTTATATGCATCCTCAACTCCTCCTTCCACAAGTCTGTTCGCACCATCTTCATCCATGGAACccatctctctctgtctctccacCAATCCCTCTTTGTTCGGACGACCCACGATGGCACAAGATCCACCACCTCACTTCCTAACCCCTCTGAGTCTTCCTCCGCCCCAGCCAGCGATGTCAGCAACCGCATTGCTCCAGAAAGCTGCCCAAATGGGTTCCACGGGCTCGGGTGGCTCGTTACTTCGCGGGTTAGGCCTAGTGTCGAGTGCTTCGTCGTCATCGATGGAACTCAGCAGTCACGATCTTGGGCTGGGACTACTACCTTGTAGCAGCAGCGGTGGTAGCGGAGGAGGATCGGGGGGGCTGAAAGAGCTAATGTTGGGGAACTCTTGCGTGTTTGGTCCGAAACAGACGACGCTTGACTTTCTTGGATTGGGGAGAGCTGTTGGTAATGGAAGTAGTAATCCCGTTGGAGGGTTGTCGGCTCTGTTAACGTCGATCGGAGGCGGGGGTGGAATGAATGTGTTTGGGACGGCGGGGGAGTTTTCAGGCAAAGACATTGGTAGAAGAAGTtcctaa